A window of the Gemmatirosa kalamazoonensis genome harbors these coding sequences:
- a CDS encoding VCBS repeat-containing protein, translating to MSLRQHSRFVRPITRVRALLLATAALAAACGSPEVVHRGSLPPVDGRLFTRLPSSYTGVRFENRVVESPELNVFVYRNFYNGGGVAIGDLTGDGLPEVVLTANQGGPRLYLNEGKFQFRDVTAKSGLKSAADAWTTGVTFADVNGDGRLDIYVSKAGPGAPARRANELWINEGAGSDSVPHFTERAKEYGVADEGWSTQAAFFDYDRDGDLDLLVINNSPRPVTGFGIFYARMTPDKYGGAKLYRNDGGRFTEVTERAGIFSPENAFGLGIAVGDVNRDGWPDVYISNDFFERDYLYVNKGDGTFDEQLDKAMPVLSQFSMGLDIADVDNDGWPDVYTTDMLPSDEHRLRTTSAFDGWDIYQSKVRHGYHHQLMRDMLQQNNGDGTFSDVGQMAGVARTDWSWTALIEDLDLDGRKDIFVTNGLARDATSQDFIAFQANEQARMPARPTGGPRPGTDYMALTKAMPQTPIPNAVFHNEGGLSFTEQAAAWGLDTPSFSNGAAYGDLDGDGAPDLVVNNTDGEAFVYRNNARTLHKENHFLQVRLDGEGQNRFGVGARVTLRVGGEQLVQEAFATRGFQSSVDPVLTFGLGPHAVVDTLTVEWPDGRVSTLAGAAADRRLTMRHADARAGERTPARTPARPLATPPRAPVLVAEADTLALPFRHRENEFVDFDRERLMPRLLSTEGPALAVGDVDGDGLDDVYLGGAKDRAGRLLLQRPDGRFVPSDSALFEADAASEDVGALFFDANGDGKPDLYVVSGGSDFPEGAPALQDRLYLNVGHGKFRKAPPDALPPETNAGSHVVAIDYDGDGDLDLFVGGRVVPGHYGEAPRSMLLQNDGTGHFTDVTERLAPQLAHVGMVTDAVWQDVDRDGKPDLVVVGEWMPITVFRNAGGGRLAPLAVPGLANTEGWWNRIVAGDFDGDGRVDFVVGNLGLNTRLQATDAQPVTMYVADFDKNGFAEQVVTYWHQGKRWPLPLRDDLIRAIPPLKARYLTYEKYASATVDSIFTPAELSTALVRTARTFASVLVHNDGDGRFTLVPLPREAQVSTVYGIAAADVDGDGKTDLLLGGNFDGFKPEIGRAAASYGLLLRGDGAGHFTPVRASESGFMAPGQVRDIARLRTRSGAAYVVARNDDQPLLFRAAPHAAHAQVATAPRAPTAPAGTGRN from the coding sequence ATGTCTCTCCGGCAGCACTCCCGGTTCGTCCGTCCGATCACGCGCGTCCGCGCGCTGCTCCTCGCCACCGCCGCCCTCGCCGCGGCGTGCGGCTCCCCCGAAGTGGTTCACCGCGGCTCGCTGCCGCCCGTCGACGGCCGGCTCTTCACCCGGCTCCCGTCGAGCTATACCGGCGTCCGGTTCGAGAACCGGGTCGTCGAGTCGCCCGAGCTGAACGTCTTCGTCTACCGCAACTTCTACAACGGCGGCGGCGTCGCGATCGGCGACCTCACCGGCGACGGCCTCCCCGAGGTCGTGCTCACGGCGAACCAGGGCGGCCCGCGGCTCTACCTCAACGAGGGGAAGTTCCAGTTCCGCGACGTCACCGCGAAGTCGGGGCTGAAGAGCGCCGCCGACGCGTGGACGACGGGCGTCACGTTCGCCGACGTGAACGGCGACGGACGGCTCGACATCTACGTCTCGAAGGCCGGCCCGGGGGCGCCCGCGCGCCGCGCGAACGAGCTGTGGATCAACGAGGGCGCCGGCTCCGACAGCGTGCCCCACTTCACCGAGCGTGCGAAGGAGTACGGCGTCGCCGACGAGGGATGGTCCACGCAGGCCGCGTTCTTCGACTACGATCGCGACGGCGACCTCGATCTCCTCGTCATCAACAACTCGCCGCGCCCGGTCACCGGGTTCGGCATCTTCTACGCGCGCATGACGCCGGACAAATACGGCGGCGCGAAGCTGTACCGGAACGATGGCGGCCGGTTCACCGAGGTCACCGAGCGCGCCGGCATCTTCAGCCCGGAGAACGCGTTCGGCCTGGGCATCGCCGTCGGCGACGTGAACCGCGACGGGTGGCCCGACGTCTACATCTCGAACGACTTCTTCGAGCGCGACTACCTGTACGTCAACAAGGGCGACGGCACGTTCGACGAGCAGCTCGACAAGGCCATGCCGGTGCTGAGCCAGTTCTCCATGGGGCTCGACATCGCCGACGTCGACAACGACGGCTGGCCCGACGTCTACACGACCGACATGCTGCCGTCGGACGAGCACCGGCTGCGTACCACGTCCGCGTTCGACGGGTGGGACATCTACCAGTCGAAGGTGCGGCACGGGTACCACCACCAGCTCATGCGCGACATGCTGCAGCAAAACAACGGCGACGGCACGTTCAGCGACGTCGGGCAGATGGCGGGCGTCGCGCGCACGGACTGGAGCTGGACGGCGCTCATCGAGGATCTCGACCTCGATGGACGCAAGGACATCTTCGTGACGAACGGCCTCGCGCGCGACGCGACGTCGCAGGACTTCATCGCGTTCCAGGCGAACGAGCAGGCGCGCATGCCGGCGCGGCCCACAGGCGGTCCGCGCCCCGGCACCGACTACATGGCGCTCACGAAGGCGATGCCGCAGACGCCGATCCCGAACGCGGTCTTCCACAACGAGGGTGGCCTGTCGTTCACCGAGCAGGCCGCCGCCTGGGGCCTCGACACGCCGAGCTTCTCGAACGGCGCGGCGTACGGTGATCTCGACGGCGACGGCGCGCCCGACCTCGTGGTGAACAACACCGACGGCGAGGCGTTCGTCTACCGCAACAACGCGCGCACGCTGCACAAGGAGAACCACTTCCTGCAGGTGCGCCTCGACGGCGAGGGGCAGAACCGGTTCGGCGTCGGCGCGCGCGTCACGCTGCGCGTGGGCGGTGAGCAGCTCGTGCAGGAGGCGTTCGCGACGCGCGGCTTCCAGTCCAGCGTCGACCCGGTGCTCACGTTCGGCCTCGGCCCCCACGCCGTCGTCGACACGCTCACCGTCGAATGGCCCGACGGCCGTGTCTCGACGCTCGCCGGCGCCGCCGCCGACCGCCGCCTAACGATGCGCCACGCCGACGCGCGCGCCGGCGAGCGAACGCCCGCGCGTACGCCCGCGCGTCCGCTCGCCACGCCGCCGCGCGCCCCCGTGCTCGTGGCGGAGGCGGACACGCTCGCGCTGCCGTTCCGCCACCGCGAGAACGAGTTCGTCGACTTCGACCGCGAGCGGCTGATGCCGCGCCTGCTCTCCACCGAAGGGCCGGCACTCGCGGTGGGCGACGTCGACGGCGACGGTCTCGACGACGTGTACCTCGGCGGCGCGAAGGATCGCGCCGGGCGCCTCCTGCTCCAGCGCCCCGACGGTCGCTTCGTGCCGAGCGACTCGGCGCTGTTCGAGGCGGACGCCGCGTCGGAGGACGTCGGCGCGCTGTTCTTCGACGCGAACGGCGACGGAAAGCCCGACCTGTACGTCGTGAGCGGCGGCAGCGACTTCCCCGAGGGGGCGCCCGCGCTGCAGGACCGTCTCTACCTCAACGTCGGGCACGGGAAATTCCGCAAGGCGCCGCCTGACGCGCTGCCGCCGGAGACGAACGCCGGCTCGCACGTCGTCGCGATCGATTACGACGGCGACGGCGATCTCGATCTGTTCGTGGGCGGGCGCGTGGTCCCCGGCCACTACGGCGAGGCGCCGCGCTCGATGCTGCTGCAGAACGACGGCACCGGACATTTCACCGACGTCACCGAGCGGCTCGCACCGCAGCTCGCGCACGTCGGCATGGTGACGGACGCGGTGTGGCAGGACGTCGACCGCGACGGCAAGCCGGACCTCGTGGTCGTCGGCGAGTGGATGCCGATCACGGTGTTCCGCAACGCCGGCGGCGGACGGCTCGCGCCGCTCGCCGTGCCGGGGCTCGCGAACACCGAGGGCTGGTGGAACCGCATCGTGGCCGGCGACTTCGACGGCGACGGCCGCGTCGACTTCGTCGTCGGCAATCTGGGGCTCAACACGCGCCTGCAGGCGACCGACGCGCAGCCGGTGACGATGTACGTCGCCGACTTCGACAAGAACGGCTTCGCCGAGCAGGTCGTGACGTACTGGCACCAGGGCAAGCGGTGGCCGCTGCCGCTTCGCGACGATCTGATCCGGGCCATCCCGCCGCTGAAGGCGCGCTACCTGACCTACGAGAAGTACGCGAGCGCCACCGTCGACTCCATCTTCACGCCGGCGGAGCTGTCCACGGCGCTCGTGCGCACGGCGCGCACGTTCGCGTCGGTGCTCGTGCACAACGACGGCGATGGGCGGTTCACGCTCGTGCCGCTGCCGCGCGAGGCGCAGGTGTCCACCGTGTACGGCATCGCCGCGGCCGACGTGGACGGCGACGGCAAGACGGACCTGCTCCTCGGCGGCAACTTCGACGGCTTCAAGCCGGAGATCGGGCGCGCCGCGGCGAGCTACGGGCTGCTGCTGCGCGGCGATGGCGCGGGCCACTTCACGCCGGTGCGCGCGTCGGAGAGTGGCTTCATGGCGCCTGGGCAGGTGCGCGACATCGCGCGTCTACGCACCCGCTCGGGCGCCGCGTACGTGGTGGCGCGGAACGACGACCAGCCGCTGCTGTTCCGCGCCGCGCCGCACGCGGCGCACGCGCAGGTAGCTACGGCACCGAGGGCTCCCACGGCACCTGCGGGGACGGGAAGAAATTGA
- a CDS encoding beta-N-acetylhexosaminidase produces MPRTRHALASLGAVVALAACSSALVPTPPPRTAPTPPPARPAGPPPAPNPNDPNRIPLQGQAPIATLGVHRIVPAPVSVTADSGAPFTVTRATTIVVPAANADAERVGHMLAALLRPSTGFPITVSAAGGAVPNGSVVLRLDGAADLGAEGYTVQVAADSVRLTASNPAGLFYAVQTLRQLLPAAVESELSGNFRPAAWSVPAGRITDRPRFAWRGAMLDVARHFFTVDEVKQLVDILALYKLNTLHLHLTDDQGWRIQIRRRPRLTQVGGSSEVGGGPGGFYTQADYADIVRYAQDRFVTVVPEIDMPAHIHSAIVAYPELGCGRQIPDTSLNAPIQGLYVGTRVGFSALCYDKKSTYDFVDDVVRELAAMTPGPFLHLGGDEVAVLNHAQYAYFVERVQEIVRRHGKRMVGWDEIGQAKLLPGTIAQMWRMDTTMAAVKQGAKLVMSPAANAYLDMKYTPATETGLRWAAFVELRNAYDWDPVTRFPHVTESDVLGVEGPLWSETVMNITAAEYLIMPRLPALAEVAWTPQSSRDWESFRQRIAGHATRWRYLGINFFPSPQVPWEPSVP; encoded by the coding sequence ATGCCCCGCACCCGTCACGCACTCGCTTCGTTAGGCGCCGTCGTCGCGCTCGCGGCGTGCAGCTCCGCGCTCGTGCCGACGCCGCCGCCGCGCACCGCGCCCACCCCGCCACCCGCGCGACCGGCGGGGCCGCCGCCCGCGCCGAACCCCAACGACCCGAACCGGATCCCGCTCCAGGGGCAGGCACCGATCGCCACGCTCGGCGTGCACCGCATCGTGCCGGCGCCGGTCTCGGTGACCGCGGACTCCGGGGCGCCGTTCACGGTGACGCGCGCCACGACGATCGTCGTGCCGGCGGCGAACGCGGACGCGGAGCGCGTCGGGCACATGCTCGCCGCGCTGCTCCGGCCGTCCACCGGCTTCCCGATCACCGTGAGCGCGGCCGGCGGCGCGGTGCCTAACGGTTCCGTCGTGCTGCGGCTCGACGGCGCGGCGGACCTCGGCGCCGAGGGGTACACGGTGCAGGTCGCGGCCGACTCGGTGCGCCTCACGGCGTCGAACCCCGCGGGGCTGTTCTACGCCGTGCAGACGCTGCGGCAGCTGCTGCCGGCGGCCGTCGAGTCGGAGCTGAGCGGCAACTTCCGCCCCGCGGCGTGGAGCGTGCCCGCGGGACGCATCACCGACCGGCCGCGCTTCGCGTGGCGCGGCGCGATGCTCGACGTGGCGCGCCACTTCTTCACCGTCGACGAGGTGAAGCAGCTCGTCGACATCCTCGCGCTCTACAAGCTCAATACGCTGCACCTCCACCTGACCGACGATCAGGGATGGCGCATCCAGATCCGTCGGCGGCCGCGGCTCACCCAGGTCGGCGGGAGCAGCGAGGTGGGCGGCGGCCCGGGCGGCTTCTACACGCAGGCGGACTACGCCGACATCGTGCGCTACGCGCAGGACCGCTTCGTGACCGTGGTGCCGGAGATCGACATGCCGGCGCACATCCACTCGGCGATCGTCGCGTACCCGGAGCTCGGCTGCGGGCGGCAGATCCCGGACACGTCGCTCAACGCGCCGATCCAGGGGCTCTACGTCGGCACGCGCGTCGGCTTCAGCGCGCTGTGCTACGACAAGAAGTCGACGTACGACTTCGTCGACGACGTCGTGCGCGAGCTCGCGGCGATGACCCCCGGGCCGTTCCTCCACCTCGGCGGCGACGAGGTGGCGGTGCTGAACCACGCGCAGTACGCGTACTTCGTGGAGCGCGTGCAGGAGATCGTGCGGCGTCACGGCAAGCGCATGGTCGGATGGGACGAGATCGGGCAGGCGAAGCTGCTCCCGGGCACGATCGCGCAGATGTGGCGCATGGACACGACGATGGCCGCGGTGAAGCAGGGCGCGAAGCTCGTCATGTCGCCCGCGGCGAACGCGTACCTCGACATGAAGTACACGCCGGCGACCGAGACGGGGCTGCGGTGGGCGGCGTTCGTGGAGCTGCGCAACGCCTACGACTGGGATCCGGTGACGCGCTTCCCGCACGTCACGGAGAGCGACGTGCTCGGCGTCGAGGGGCCACTCTGGTCGGAGACGGTCATGAACATCACCGCCGCCGAGTACCTCATCATGCCGCGGCTTCCCGCGCTCGCCGAAGTGGCGTGGACGCCGCAGTCGTCGCGCGACTGGGAGAGCTTCCGCCAGCGCATCGCCGGACACGCGACGCGCTGGCGGTACCTCGGGATCAATTTCTTCCCGTCCCCGCAGGTGCCGTGGGAGCCCTCGGTGCCGTAG